One window of the Roseovarius sp. THAF9 genome contains the following:
- a CDS encoding MFS transporter, whose product MRMIISFAALFLSVILLQLSTGGVAPLDALSGITLDFSTQEIGFLGSAHFFGFFIGCWVAPRLMGSVGHSRAFAAFTAAGAIGLLMHMIIIDPIAWALMRVASGLCIAGCYTVVEAWLQAKVTNETRGRTMGVYRVADMGASLVAQMLISVLEPASYVSYNLLAIICCASLLPLTLTTVRQPETPKAPRLRPMLAVECSPLAAAAVIVAALSSATFRMVGPLYGQQVGLALDQIAWFLAAFVLGGALAQYPAGWLADKFDRRHVMIGLSVAAILCCIVTAMAGTVSPNGAMIAAFFFGFTAFPIYSVAAAHANDFATSEQRVELSAALMFFFALGAIAAPFVASALIERFGPQAMFVMIAVAHTVLIVFSLVRMLARPSAGTRTRYVWSPRTSFLIGRLTRTAREDDTRTDP is encoded by the coding sequence ATGCGCATGATCATCTCCTTCGCGGCCCTTTTTCTGTCGGTCATCCTGTTGCAGCTGTCCACCGGCGGCGTGGCCCCGCTCGATGCGCTGTCGGGCATCACGCTCGACTTCTCCACGCAGGAAATCGGCTTTCTCGGCTCGGCGCATTTCTTTGGCTTTTTCATCGGCTGCTGGGTCGCACCCCGCCTGATGGGGTCTGTCGGCCATTCCCGCGCCTTCGCCGCCTTCACCGCCGCCGGGGCCATCGGCCTTTTGATGCACATGATCATCATCGACCCCATCGCCTGGGCTCTGATGCGCGTGGCCTCGGGCCTGTGCATCGCCGGGTGCTACACGGTGGTCGAGGCATGGCTGCAAGCCAAGGTCACCAATGAGACCCGCGGGCGCACCATGGGCGTCTACCGGGTGGCCGACATGGGCGCCTCTCTCGTCGCGCAAATGCTGATCTCGGTGCTGGAACCTGCGTCCTACGTCTCCTACAACCTTCTGGCCATCATCTGCTGCGCCTCGCTGCTGCCGCTGACGCTCACCACCGTGCGCCAGCCCGAAACGCCCAAGGCGCCCCGCCTGCGCCCCATGCTCGCGGTCGAATGCTCGCCCCTCGCCGCCGCCGCCGTCATCGTCGCGGCCCTCTCCAGCGCCACCTTCCGCATGGTCGGGCCGCTTTACGGCCAGCAGGTCGGCCTCGCGCTCGACCAGATCGCGTGGTTCCTTGCCGCCTTCGTGCTCGGCGGCGCACTGGCCCAGTATCCAGCAGGCTGGCTCGCCGACAAATTCGACCGCCGCCACGTCATGATCGGCCTCTCGGTCGCCGCCATCCTCTGCTGCATCGTCACCGCCATGGCCGGGACCGTCTCGCCCAACGGCGCGATGATCGCCGCGTTCTTCTTCGGCTTCACCGCCTTCCCGATCTATTCCGTCGCCGCCGCCCACGCCAACGACTTCGCCACCTCCGAGCAGAGGGTCGAACTGTCAGCGGCGCTGATGTTCTTCTTCGCCCTCGGCGCCATCGCCGCGCCCTTCGTGGCCTCCGCGCTGATCGAGCGTTTCGGCCCGCAGGCGATGTTTGTCATGATCGCCGTCGCCCACACCGTGCTTATCGTCTTCAGCCTCGTGCGGATGCTGGCCCGGCCCAGCGCGGGCACCCGCACCCGCTATGTCTGGTCGCCCCGCACGTCCTTCCTGATCGGGCGGCTCACCCGCACCGCCCGCGAGGACGACACGCGCACCGATCCCTGA
- the metG gene encoding methionine--tRNA ligase gives MARHLITSAIPYINGIKHLGNLVGSQLPADLYARYLRGRGHEVLFLCATDEHGTPAELAAAKAGKPVAEYCAEMWQVQDKLSQGFRLSFDHFGRSSSEQNRKLTQHFAGKLYDAGLIEEVTEKQVYSNADGRFLPDRYIEGTCPNCGFESARGDQCDNCTKQLDPVDLIDPRSTISGSTDLEMRETKHLYLRQSQMKDRLEEWIDTRQGWPVLTTSIAKKWLNDGDGLQDRGITRDLDWGVPVQRGDEPWPGMEGKVFYVWFDAPIEYIACGAEWVEAEKGEDWERWWRTDKGADDVRYTQFMGKDNVPFHTLSFPVTILGSGEPWKLVDYIKSFNYLNYDGGQFSTSRGRGVFMDQALDILPADYWRWWLLSHAPESSDAEFTWENFQASVNKDLADVLGNFVSRVTKFCRSKFGEEVPEAGSYGPDETALIDTLTTRIRAYEAHMEAIEVRKSATELRAIWVAGNEYLQTAAPWATFKEDPEKAAMQIRLALNLIRLYAVISAPFIPDASAAMLQAMQTDDCHWPDDVDQALQSLKPGHAFTVPDVLFAKITDDQREEWAERFAGRRD, from the coding sequence ATGGCCCGCCACCTGATCACCTCCGCCATTCCCTACATCAACGGGATCAAGCACCTCGGCAATCTCGTGGGCTCCCAGCTGCCCGCCGACCTCTACGCCCGCTACCTGCGCGGCCGGGGCCACGAGGTGCTGTTTCTCTGCGCTACCGACGAGCACGGCACACCCGCCGAGTTGGCCGCCGCCAAGGCCGGCAAGCCCGTCGCCGAGTATTGCGCCGAGATGTGGCAGGTGCAGGACAAGCTTAGCCAGGGCTTCCGCCTCAGCTTCGACCATTTCGGCCGTTCCTCGTCCGAGCAGAACCGCAAGCTCACCCAGCATTTCGCCGGCAAGCTGTATGACGCCGGCCTGATCGAGGAAGTGACCGAGAAACAGGTCTATTCCAACGCCGACGGCCGCTTCCTGCCCGACCGCTATATCGAGGGCACCTGCCCCAATTGTGGCTTTGAGAGCGCCCGCGGCGACCAGTGCGACAACTGCACCAAGCAACTCGACCCGGTCGACCTTATCGATCCGCGCTCCACCATTTCCGGCTCGACCGACCTCGAGATGCGCGAAACCAAGCACCTCTACCTGCGCCAAAGCCAGATGAAGGACCGGCTGGAAGAGTGGATAGACACGCGGCAGGGCTGGCCGGTGCTGACCACGTCCATCGCCAAGAAATGGCTCAATGACGGCGACGGCCTGCAGGACCGTGGCATCACCCGCGATCTCGACTGGGGCGTACCGGTTCAGCGCGGTGACGAACCCTGGCCGGGCATGGAAGGCAAGGTTTTCTACGTCTGGTTCGACGCCCCCATCGAATACATCGCCTGTGGCGCCGAATGGGTCGAGGCCGAAAAGGGCGAAGATTGGGAACGCTGGTGGCGCACCGACAAGGGCGCCGACGATGTCCGCTACACCCAGTTCATGGGCAAGGACAACGTGCCCTTCCACACGCTCAGCTTCCCGGTCACGATCCTCGGGTCGGGCGAGCCGTGGAAGCTGGTCGACTACATCAAGTCGTTCAACTACCTCAACTATGACGGTGGCCAGTTCAGCACGTCGCGCGGGCGCGGCGTCTTCATGGACCAGGCGCTGGACATCCTGCCGGCGGATTACTGGCGCTGGTGGCTGCTCTCTCACGCGCCCGAAAGCTCGGACGCCGAATTCACCTGGGAGAACTTCCAGGCGAGCGTCAACAAGGACCTCGCCGACGTGCTGGGCAACTTTGTCTCTCGCGTGACCAAGTTCTGCCGCTCCAAGTTCGGCGAAGAGGTCCCCGAGGCGGGCAGCTACGGCCCCGACGAGACCGCGCTGATCGACACGCTCACCACCCGCATCCGCGCCTACGAGGCGCACATGGAAGCCATCGAGGTGCGCAAATCCGCCACCGAATTGCGCGCCATCTGGGTCGCGGGCAACGAGTACCTGCAAACCGCGGCACCTTGGGCGACCTTCAAGGAGGACCCCGAAAAAGCCGCGATGCAGATCCGCCTCGCGCTCAACCTCATCCGGCTCTACGCGGTGATCTCCGCGCCCTTCATCCCCGACGCCTCCGCCGCGATGCTGCAGGCCATGCAAACCGACGATTGCCATTGGCCCGACGACGTGGATCAGGCGCTGCAAAGCCTGAAACCCGGCCACGCCTTCACCGTGCCGGACGTGCTCTTCGCCAAGATCACCGATGACCAGCGTGAGGAGTGGGCGGAGCGCTTCGCCGGTCGCAGAGACTAA
- a CDS encoding Lrp/AsnC family transcriptional regulator — protein sequence MDASELDQFDKAILRVLVAEGRISITELAGRIGLSKSPTQARLRKLEREGVISGYRALVDPIRLGLDHVSFVEVSLTDTRESALAEFNAAVKLIPEIEQVHLIAGNFDYLMKIRTQDMQDYRRVLAEQISTLPHVSKTSTYVAMEAVKENALSEVF from the coding sequence ATGGATGCAAGCGAGCTGGATCAGTTCGACAAGGCGATTCTTCGCGTGCTGGTTGCGGAAGGGCGGATCAGCATCACCGAACTGGCCGGGCGGATCGGCCTGTCGAAATCACCCACGCAGGCGCGGCTGCGTAAGCTGGAGCGGGAGGGCGTGATCTCGGGCTACAGGGCACTGGTGGATCCGATCCGGCTGGGGCTGGACCACGTGAGCTTCGTCGAGGTCAGCCTGACCGACACGCGGGAAAGCGCGCTGGCGGAGTTCAACGCGGCCGTGAAGCTTATCCCCGAGATCGAACAGGTGCATCTGATCGCAGGGAATTTTGACTATCTGATGAAGATCCGGACGCAGGACATGCAGGATTATCGCCGGGTGCTGGCCGAACAGATCAGCACCTTGCCGCATGTGTCGAAAACCTCGACCTATGTGGCGATGGAGGCGGTGAAGGAGAACGCGCTGTCCGAGGTGTTCTGA
- a CDS encoding calcium-binding protein, which produces MVDVTGFLRPGSSLGVDLLSLSDDNFWYMGILARNASGPTYVTGDTSFNQSRDGVILLFDGAFTASSSYSGDPVYSVSIVDGANTRLVQLDFAPGFTEDDLRILEGRSDLEAFTLLLSGNDTLTLTDGRDAVSGHSGNDLIQGFDGDDTLHGGYDNDTLRGGAGNDDLDGEYGNDSLEGGAGFDILSGGYGADTLIGGANADQLSGGFGDDHLEGGDGFDFLDGGLNDDTLLGGDGPDRLFGGDGNDLIRAGSNYGATVDGVEGGDGDDEIHGELGFDNLLGNAGNDLIYGGAQADNVFGGDGADTLIGGAGFDRLFGGDGDDLLQDFDGFGGQFGGTGDDTLQGGADATTFYGQIGNDVIEAGGGDDRIGAGAGFDRVDGGAGNDLMFGDFNADTFVFADGHGTDTIADFDALNDFEKIDLAGVTGLTGLADLDLASASAGAATQAGGDVVIDTGDGTSILLRNVSLADLDANDFLF; this is translated from the coding sequence ATGGTCGACGTCACAGGTTTTCTGCGCCCCGGCTCCTCTCTCGGGGTCGATCTTCTCAGTCTCAGCGACGATAATTTCTGGTACATGGGTATCCTCGCACGCAACGCGTCGGGGCCGACCTACGTGACCGGCGACACCAGCTTCAACCAAAGCCGCGATGGCGTGATCCTGCTTTTCGATGGGGCGTTCACGGCCTCCAGTTCGTACTCTGGCGATCCGGTCTATTCGGTGTCGATCGTCGACGGGGCGAACACGCGACTTGTGCAACTGGATTTCGCTCCCGGGTTCACCGAAGACGACCTGCGGATCCTCGAAGGCCGGAGCGACCTGGAGGCCTTCACCCTCTTGCTGTCGGGCAACGACACCCTCACCCTGACCGACGGCCGTGATGCCGTGTCCGGCCATAGCGGCAACGACCTGATCCAAGGTTTCGACGGCGACGATACCCTTCACGGCGGCTACGACAACGACACGCTGCGCGGCGGCGCCGGGAACGACGACCTCGACGGCGAATACGGCAATGACAGCCTCGAAGGCGGCGCGGGCTTCGATATTCTGAGCGGCGGCTACGGCGCCGATACGCTGATCGGCGGTGCCAACGCCGACCAACTTTCGGGCGGCTTCGGCGACGACCACCTCGAGGGTGGCGACGGCTTCGACTTCCTCGACGGCGGGCTGAATGATGACACCCTGCTTGGCGGCGACGGCCCCGACCGGTTGTTCGGCGGCGACGGCAACGACCTTATCCGCGCGGGCAGCAACTATGGGGCCACCGTCGACGGAGTCGAGGGCGGCGATGGAGACGACGAAATCCATGGCGAGCTTGGCTTTGACAATTTGCTGGGCAATGCCGGCAACGACCTGATCTACGGCGGGGCCCAGGCCGATAACGTCTTCGGCGGCGATGGCGCCGACACGCTGATCGGCGGCGCGGGGTTCGACCGGCTCTTCGGCGGCGACGGCGACGACCTGCTTCAGGATTTCGACGGTTTTGGCGGCCAGTTCGGTGGCACCGGCGACGACACGCTTCAGGGCGGCGCCGACGCAACGACCTTCTATGGCCAGATCGGCAACGATGTGATCGAGGCCGGTGGCGGCGATGACCGGATCGGCGCAGGCGCCGGCTTCGATCGCGTCGATGGCGGGGCCGGCAACGACCTGATGTTCGGCGATTTCAACGCCGACACGTTCGTTTTCGCTGACGGCCACGGCACCGACACGATTGCGGATTTCGACGCGTTGAACGATTTCGAAAAGATCGACCTCGCTGGCGTCACCGGCCTGACGGGCCTGGCCGATCTCGATCTCGCCTCCGCCAGCGCAGGCGCCGCGACCCAGGCGGGCGGCGACGTCGTGATCGACACCGGCGACGGCACATCCATCCTGCTGCGCAATGTCAGCCTCGCCGATCTGGACGCGAACGACTTTCTGTTCTGA